The Oscarella lobularis chromosome 9, ooOscLobu1.1, whole genome shotgun sequence genome includes a window with the following:
- the LOC136191055 gene encoding uncharacterized protein — translation MTSNVPRPRHAHVAALIGNEMLLWGGLTRRETGEVELLSNESIESFNLCTNEWSERQSTWDSPSDVPVPSKAATIAVVNDRYVYQYGGMYSSSNDSIFCDRLYKLDGFTLKWEKIAFASQSACPAGRAACGLCALGRKEDRHLVVTGGWGKRGVFRIPGSEWILTEGAKRSLNNEVWLFSVNKSIWIPVECKGKSPSARLAFSFTAIDDDRALLVGGGNDAKRLNDAYVFELSSTEWTEISVKGPDFLPPRMFHSTVVSTIPEVGPTAFVLWGYGMYGVPMSSGHKIVLDSLQCTKILTCDRVIPTAEQTVCCFSAKSHLFLLRFGGLSNQATVNDFQTSADALLDISKIDLKNPAAELIPHDINDPISLQFPAIVSVTESHRAADSFSSREVDRVAKLVGSRWSEVARAVFPIFTDEEIDVIETAVVDDRATRFLRAWIERNGDEAMRKALCRALFEADLISCVKEVFSDIYQAMTEEIPLTQIQRHELVYDEEKDFLAAGAFGEVFKATLAKGGQETLVAVKVFGNFSRSSSQRVDEMFKKEAAVLLRIEPHRHVLRLIGVCASPRYSALVTEYISGGNLWSLLKSDDEATRGWDTRIVIARQIALGMAHLHYNYPPVIHLDLKPQNVLVERVGKTVVCKVCDFGLSKMSGVSSLSDDREERSSPRGTMSYIAPEQYSADPYGSGSKEVKAKRARKADVYSYGVVLWVIREKRHPYEYMPKFAVHFHAKESGKLPEAQAEAPKPFNELLNSCTEFDPEKRPTFRTAILMLMCLKQWL, via the exons atgacgtcaaatgttCCGCGACCTCGACACGCGCACGTTGCCGCCTTGATCGGAAACGAGATGCTTCTGTGGGGCGGACTGACCAGACGAGAAACAGGAGAAGTCGAATTGCTCTCAAACGAATCCATCGAATCTTTCAACCTTTGCACAAACGAGTGGTCGGAACGACAGTCGACATGGGATAGCCCATCCGACGTACCAGTTCCATCGAAGGCAGCGACTATTGCCGTCGTTAACGATCGATATGTGTATCAGTACGGCGGCATGTACTCGTCGTCTAACGATTCAATCTTTTGCGATCGTCTTTACAAATTGGACGGATTTACGTTGAAGTGGGAGAAAATTGCTTTCGCTTCCCAAAGTGCGTGTCCGGCTGGAAGAGCGGCGTGTGGACTGTGCGCGCTCGGAAGAAAGGAGGACAGGCATCTCGTTGTGACGGGCGGATGGGGAAAGAGGGGCGTCTTTCGAATTCCGGGCTCGGAATGGATTCTCACTGAAGGCGCGAAGAGGTCGTTGAACAATGAAGTGTGGCTTTTTTCTGTGAACAAGA GTATTTGGATCCCAGTTGAGTGCAAAGGAAAGAGCCCCTCTGCCCGATTGGCGTTTTCCTTTACTgcaattgacgacgatcgtgCGCTACTCGTTGGCGGTGGTAACGATGCAAAAAGGCTTAACGACGCTTATGTTTTTGAATTAAGTTCCACG GAATGGACTGAAATTAGTGTGAAAGGACCCGACTTTCTGCCACCTCGAATGTTTCATTCAACCGTTGTTAGTACCATTCCCGAAGTAGGACCGACTGCTTTTGTCCTATGGGGATATGGGATGTACGGAGTTCCCATGTCTTCTGGGCACAAGATCGTCCTGGACTCTCTACAATGCAcaaaa ATTCTAACGTGTGACAGAGTCATTCCAACTGCAGAGCAAACAGTGTGCTGCTTCTCTGCAAAGAGCcacctttttctcctccgaTTCGGCGGCTTGTCAAATCAAGCTACCGTGAATGATTTTCAGACCAGCGCCGACGCGCTGCTAGACATTTCAAAAATCG ATTTAAAAAATCCTGCTGCAGAACTAATTCCTCACGACATTAATGACCCCATCAGTCTACAATTTCCGGCAATTGTTTCGGTGACCGAGTCTCATCGAGCTGCGG attcgttttcttctcgtgaggtcgatcgcgtcgcgaAGCTCGTCGGTTCTCGCTGGAGCGAAGTCGCTCGCGCCGTATTTCCTATTTTTACGgacgaagaaattgacgtcatcgaaacCGCCGTCGTAGATGATCGTGCGACTCGATTTCTTCGGGCGTGGATTGAGaggaacggcgacgaagccaTGCGAAAAGCTTTGTGCCGCGCTCTGTTCGAAGCCGATCTAATATCGTGCGTCAAGGAAGTGTTTTCCGACATTTATCAGGCCATGACTGAA GAAATCCCCCTGACTCAGATTCAGAGACACGAACTCGTCtacgacgaggaaaaagaTTTTCTTGCCGCTGGAGCGTTTGGAGAGGTATTCAAAGCGACTCTTGCTAAAGGAGGACAAGAAACTTTAGTCGCAGTCAAAGTCTTTGGAAATTTTTCCAGAAGCAGTTCTCAGAG AGTCGACGAGATGTTCAAAAAGGAAGCGGCCGTGCTTCTGCGCATCGAGCCCCATCGTCACGTCCTACGCTTGATTGGAGTTTGCGCGAGCCCCCGATATTCCGCCCTCGTAACCGAGTATATCAGCGGCGGTAACCTATGGTCGCTTCTCAAGTCGGACGATGAAGCGACGAGAGGGTGGGACACGCGGATTGTGATTGCTAGGCAAATTGCTCTAGGAATGGCTCACCTTCACTACAACTATCCCCCGGTTATACACCTCGACTTGAAACCGCagaacgttctcgtcgaaagaGTTGGGAAGACGGTCGTATGCAAA GTGTGTGATTTTGGTCTTTCAAAAATGTCTGGCGTAAGTTCTCTGAGCGACGATCGCGAGGAGAGATCGAGTCCGCGTGGTACTATGTCTTACATCGCTCCTGAGCAGTATAGCGCTGATCCGTACGGTTCCGGAAGCAAAGAAGTCAAGGCTAAAAGAGCAAGGAAGGCTGACGTTTATAGCTACGGAGTTGTGCTGTGGGTCATTCGTGAAAAACGGCATCCTTACGAAT ATATGCCAAAGTTTGCCGTTCATTTTCACGCTAAGGAGAGTGGGAAACTACCGGAGGCGCAAGCAGAAGCTCCAAAGCCGTTCAATGAACTTTTGAATAGCTGCACAGAGTTTGATCCGGAAAAGCGTCCGACGTTTCGAACTGCTATACTGATGCTCATGTGTTTGAAGCAGTGGCTTTGA